The DNA sequence CAGCGCAGCTTACCTGAAGACCGCTTGGCGAAAACCAAAAACTCACCCCGCGATCGCCAGGAGACCCCGTTAAAAGCGGAATTCCAGTTGGCGGCTCAGGCGATCTTCGCGATGGTAGGCTTTCCGCCGTCTCCGGCCTCCGAAAAAGCCGAAGCATCTCTGCCACCAAGAAACGCGGGCCAAAGGGGAGCGACGTGATTTCACCAGATCATTTAAACTGTTCAAAAAAACAGTTCAAGGAAAATTTTAAAAAACGGAAGATCGCCCGGCCGCGGACTGCGGCCAAAGCCTGAGCGGGCCTCGTTTACCCTGCCCTGGTTTCGTGCTATCTGCTAGCTCGCCAGCGCCGCCTCGGCCCCATGAAAAGAAACCGCTACTTCAATCGCGAACTCAGTTGGCTGGAATTCAACCAACGGGTACTCGATGAAGCCGCCTCCGACAGCCTGCCCCTGCTGGAGCGCCTCAAATTTCTAGCTATCTCCGCGTCCAATCTGGATGAATTTTTCACCGTCCGGGTGGGCGGGCTGAAGGCGCTTCACCGCAGCGGCAGCCGGGCTCGCGACCTGACCGGCCTCACGCCGAACCAACAGCTGCGCGCCATCCGCGCCCGAGCCAAGGAAATGATCGAAGCGCAATACCGCCTCTTGAACGAAGCGCTCCTCCCCTCGCTCCGCCAAGCTGGCATCACCCGCCTTCGGATCCGAGAGATCGCCCCCCCTCAACTGGCCCAACTGGAAGCCTACTTCGAAGACAACCTCTACCCACTGCTCACTCCCATCGCCTTCGACCCGGAAAACCAAGACTTCGAAGCCCCCGCCCTCCAAGTGACAGTGGCCTGCGAACTCGAACCCACCAAAGGCGGCCCGCCTCGCTACGCCATCCTGCCCCTCCCGCCCAACCTCCCCCGTCGAGTCAATATCCCGGAATCCGCCGGCTACACCTACGTCAAATCGGAAGACCTCGTCGCCAGCATGCTCCACCTCTTCTTCCCGGAAGAGAAAGTGCGCAGCACCGGAGTCTTCCGGATCATTCGCAATGGGGACATCGTCCTGGAAGACGAAGACACCCTCGACCTGGCCGGCGAAATGGAAGACGTCCTCGCCGCCCGCCAATTTGGAGAAACCGTGCGCGTCGACATCACCAGCGGCGTGAGTCGCTCCCTCAGCCAAGCCATCACCACCCTCAGCCAGGCCCAGCCCTCCGAAGTCAATCGGGTCCCGGGCATCGTCGACCTCACCAGCTACATGGACCTGGCCTTCTCCCAAGGCTTCGACGAACTGAAAGTCCCCGAATGGCCCATCCGCAGCTCGCCGGACCTCCCCCCGCAGACCCCGCTCTTTGAAGCCATCGCGGAAAAAGACATCCTCCTCTACCACCCTTTCGAAAGCTTCGAGCCCATCGTGCAACTGCTGGAAGAATCCGCCCGTGACCCGGACGTCCTCGCCATCAAACAAATCCTCTACCGCACCGCCAAACGCTCCCGCATCATCGACGCCCTCATCCGCGCCGCCGAAAACGGCAAAAGCGTCGTCGTCCTGGTCGAGCTCAAGGCCCGCTTCGACGAAGCCCGCAACATCGAGCGCGCCGAAGAACTCCGCCGGGCCGGCGTCCAAATCATCTACGGAGTCAAAGGCCTCAAAACCCACGCCAAAATCTGCCTCGTCATCCGCAACGAACGCGGGCACCTCCGCCGCTACTGCCACTTCGGCACCGGGAACTACAACGAAGGCACCGCGAAACTCTACACCGACGTCAGCCTCCTGACCGCCCACCCCGACTACGGCACCGACGCCTCCGCCTTCTTCAACGCCGTCAGCGGCCGCTCGAAAATCCCGCGTTACCGGAAAATCTTCGCCGCCCCCCACACCCTCAAGCCCCGCCTACTGGAACTCATCGCGAGCGAAGCGGAGCGCGCCCGCCAAGGGCAAACCGCCCGCATCCTCGCGAAAATCAATAGCCTGCAAGACCCCGAAATCATCGACGCCCTCTACATCGCCTCCCAAGCCGGGGTCGACATCCAGCTCAACATCCGCGGCATCTGCTGCCTCCGCCCGGGGGTCAAAGGCCTGAGCGAAAACATCCGCGTCCTCAGCCTCATCGACCGCTACTTGGAACACGCTCGCATCCTCTGCTTCCACCAAGGTGGCCTCCGCACCACCTACCTCTCGAGTGCCGACTGGATGGTGCGCAACCTCGACAAACGGGTCGAACTCATGGTCCCCATCGAAGAAAAAGCCGCCAAAAAACGCGTCCTCGCCATCCTCGAAAACTACTTCAAAGACAACCTCCAAGCCTGCGAAATCCAAGCCGACGGCAGCTACCGGCGTCTCCGCCCCAAATCGGGCCAAAAACGCATCCGCGCCCAAGAAGAACTTCATAAAAAAGCCACCGCCGCCGCCAAACGCCTCCAGCGCTCCGCCGCCAGCGAACTCGAACCCCACCGCCCGAGCTGAGATTTTCGGGAATCCCACTAGCCAAGCGCCCCACATCCGCCACACTTCTCTTCAAACAACACTCGCCCCACACCCACTCCATGGAAACCGCAACCGCCACCACCCAACTCGAACAGCTCAAAGCCTTCACCAAAGTCGTCGCCGACACCGGCGACTTTGAAACCATGAAGGAATACCAGCCCCAGGACGCCACCACCAACCCCTCCCTCATCCTGGCCGCCGCCCAAAAGCCGGAATATGACCACCTCATTAACCAAGCGGTCGCCGAATTGAAAGGCAGCGGTGAAACCGGCCCCGCCCTCGTGGAAGCCATCATCGACCGCATCCTCATCCTCTTCGGTAAAGAAATCCTTCAAATCGTACCGGGCCGCGTCTCCACCGAAACGGACGCCCGCCTCTCCTTTGA is a window from the Verrucomicrobiota bacterium genome containing:
- the ppk1 gene encoding polyphosphate kinase 1 produces the protein MKRNRYFNRELSWLEFNQRVLDEAASDSLPLLERLKFLAISASNLDEFFTVRVGGLKALHRSGSRARDLTGLTPNQQLRAIRARAKEMIEAQYRLLNEALLPSLRQAGITRLRIREIAPPQLAQLEAYFEDNLYPLLTPIAFDPENQDFEAPALQVTVACELEPTKGGPPRYAILPLPPNLPRRVNIPESAGYTYVKSEDLVASMLHLFFPEEKVRSTGVFRIIRNGDIVLEDEDTLDLAGEMEDVLAARQFGETVRVDITSGVSRSLSQAITTLSQAQPSEVNRVPGIVDLTSYMDLAFSQGFDELKVPEWPIRSSPDLPPQTPLFEAIAEKDILLYHPFESFEPIVQLLEESARDPDVLAIKQILYRTAKRSRIIDALIRAAENGKSVVVLVELKARFDEARNIERAEELRRAGVQIIYGVKGLKTHAKICLVIRNERGHLRRYCHFGTGNYNEGTAKLYTDVSLLTAHPDYGTDASAFFNAVSGRSKIPRYRKIFAAPHTLKPRLLELIASEAERARQGQTARILAKINSLQDPEIIDALYIASQAGVDIQLNIRGICCLRPGVKGLSENIRVLSLIDRYLEHARILCFHQGGLRTTYLSSADWMVRNLDKRVELMVPIEEKAAKKRVLAILENYFKDNLQACEIQADGSYRRLRPKSGQKRIRAQEELHKKATAAAKRLQRSAASELEPHRPS